From the Sphingomonas suaedae genome, one window contains:
- a CDS encoding TonB-dependent receptor — protein sequence MYSNLNRFDRTTQLLLSVAMTALTAVPAAAQSVPAAGASESDVGEEIVVSGYRRSLEEAIDIKRETVGFSDSIVATDIADFPEQNLSEALQRVPGVTIERDKGLGTRVNVRGLPTEFTFVSINKLATASGSGGRDVEFDIFASELIQSVTVQKSPTAADEEGGIAGSVSIRTARPFDNAGLRLVGSVEGAYNSISEKIDPNFSFLASNTFGDFGVLVSVAKQQRTNRTDSNSGINFRPISRWTDRTGANRDQAIAVLQRDAGITFADADKNRIVFLDKVGDRVYQNDQDRLGISGSVQYKPSDSFSLAFDAFIGSYDTIEDEYDAAGYSASSNSTLETIHDFDATTLSDSGIVVLRDVSYTNTQHEFLSKEYLTETDYRQFGGEMNWEVGHWSITALGGYSGATRTLDYSNLKHVAYAPSRTRYTETGGETIPSDNPNTIDMYNSPSRYLFEAYETTRERIEDDKYAAQVNVTHGFDFDGFRALKRLSFGGRFTSKTNQREYGEEKIQGPTRGSTAYVNVRTLADSPLTNVIDIVGGKDYQARDLAWAQISNDYARSFFRPAGFETPFSDSNYYKVKEDTIAGYAMVDFEFRVAVPVFLNLGGRYVRTDIRSEGFHQIQNPDGSTGYTPAPIASEGRYEKFLPSFNAHAELTDNLILRAAASQTLIRPALTNLAYKRTASFNSFRFTDGNPNLKPTYADQWEVGLEQYLGGGGILAASYFWKKIKGVVQNQLTGVVKDVTKYNANGTIDGVYDFDVYQPVNAEGSYTVSGIELNAVVPFGMFTDALEGFGVNANATFLDSSLTGQSDLGIPTSPIGLADRSYNATVFYDKGPISVRVSYNRKGAYVERIERNMYPVYRDAYGQFDVAASYQLTRNFRVELQGINVGNAKTTGYTMDPSFPTTYEFSGSRISLGVRAQF from the coding sequence ATGTACAGCAATTTGAACCGGTTCGACCGCACCACTCAGCTTCTGCTGAGCGTGGCAATGACTGCGCTAACGGCCGTTCCCGCCGCCGCCCAGAGCGTTCCGGCCGCGGGGGCGAGCGAGAGCGATGTCGGCGAGGAAATCGTCGTCTCCGGCTATCGCCGCAGCCTTGAGGAAGCGATCGACATCAAGCGTGAGACAGTCGGCTTCTCCGATTCGATCGTCGCCACCGACATCGCCGATTTCCCCGAACAGAACCTCTCCGAAGCGCTGCAGCGCGTTCCCGGCGTGACGATCGAGCGTGACAAGGGCCTTGGCACCCGCGTCAACGTGCGCGGCCTGCCGACCGAATTCACCTTCGTGTCGATCAACAAGCTGGCGACCGCATCGGGTTCGGGCGGCCGCGACGTCGAGTTCGACATTTTCGCGTCCGAACTGATCCAGTCGGTCACCGTGCAGAAGTCGCCGACCGCCGCCGATGAGGAAGGCGGCATCGCGGGTTCGGTGTCGATCCGCACCGCGCGACCGTTCGACAATGCCGGCCTGCGTCTCGTCGGCAGCGTCGAGGGTGCGTATAACTCGATCTCCGAAAAGATCGATCCGAACTTCTCCTTCCTCGCCAGCAATACCTTTGGCGATTTCGGCGTGCTGGTGTCGGTCGCGAAGCAACAGCGCACCAACCGCACCGATTCGAATTCGGGCATCAACTTCCGCCCAATCTCGCGCTGGACCGACCGTACCGGCGCCAACCGCGATCAGGCGATCGCCGTGTTGCAGCGCGACGCGGGCATTACCTTCGCCGATGCCGACAAGAACCGCATCGTCTTCCTCGATAAGGTCGGCGACCGCGTCTATCAGAACGATCAGGACCGTCTCGGCATTTCCGGTTCTGTGCAATACAAGCCGAGCGACAGCTTCAGCCTTGCGTTCGACGCCTTCATCGGGTCGTACGACACGATCGAGGATGAATATGACGCTGCGGGCTATTCCGCTTCGAGCAATTCGACGCTGGAAACGATTCACGATTTCGATGCAACCACGCTGAGCGACAGCGGCATCGTCGTGCTGCGCGACGTATCCTACACCAACACCCAGCACGAATTTCTGAGCAAGGAGTATCTCACCGAAACCGATTATCGCCAGTTCGGCGGCGAGATGAACTGGGAAGTCGGCCACTGGTCGATCACTGCGCTGGGCGGCTATTCGGGAGCCACGCGGACGCTCGATTATTCCAATCTCAAGCACGTCGCCTATGCGCCCTCGCGCACGCGCTATACCGAGACCGGCGGCGAGACGATCCCGAGCGACAATCCCAATACGATCGATATGTACAATTCGCCCTCGCGCTACCTGTTCGAGGCCTATGAAACGACCCGCGAGCGGATTGAGGACGACAAATACGCCGCGCAGGTCAATGTGACCCATGGGTTCGACTTTGACGGCTTCCGCGCCCTTAAACGGCTGAGCTTTGGCGGTCGCTTCACCAGCAAGACCAATCAGCGCGAATATGGCGAGGAGAAGATCCAGGGGCCGACGCGCGGCAGCACGGCCTATGTCAACGTCCGCACGCTCGCCGACAGCCCGCTTACCAACGTCATCGACATTGTCGGCGGCAAGGATTATCAGGCCCGCGATCTCGCCTGGGCGCAGATTTCCAACGATTATGCGCGCTCCTTCTTCCGCCCCGCCGGGTTTGAAACGCCGTTCAGCGATTCGAACTATTACAAGGTCAAGGAAGACACGATCGCGGGCTATGCGATGGTGGATTTCGAGTTCAGGGTCGCCGTGCCGGTGTTCCTGAACCTTGGCGGCCGCTATGTGCGGACCGACATCCGGTCGGAAGGTTTCCACCAGATCCAGAACCCGGATGGCTCGACGGGCTATACCCCCGCGCCGATCGCGAGCGAGGGCCGCTATGAGAAGTTCCTGCCGTCGTTCAACGCCCATGCCGAGCTGACCGACAATCTCATCCTGCGTGCCGCCGCATCGCAGACGCTGATCCGCCCGGCGCTGACCAACCTCGCCTACAAGCGCACGGCCAGCTTCAACAGCTTCCGCTTCACCGACGGCAACCCGAACCTGAAGCCCACCTATGCCGATCAGTGGGAAGTGGGTCTGGAACAATATCTGGGTGGCGGCGGCATCCTGGCGGCATCCTATTTCTGGAAGAAGATCAAGGGTGTCGTCCAGAACCAGCTGACCGGCGTGGTGAAGGACGTCACCAAGTACAACGCCAACGGGACGATCGACGGGGTCTATGACTTCGACGTGTATCAGCCGGTCAATGCCGAGGGGTCGTACACGGTCAGCGGCATCGAGCTGAACGCCGTCGTGCCGTTCGGCATGTTCACCGACGCGTTGGAGGGCTTCGGCGTCAACGCCAACGCGACCTTCCTCGACAGCTCGCTGACCGGTCAGTCGGATCTCGGCATCCCGACCTCGCCGATCGGCCTTGCCGACAGGAGCTACAACGCCACCGTCTTCTACGACAAGGGGCCGATCTCGGTGCGCGTGTCGTACAATCGCAAGGGCGCCTATGTGGAGCGGATCGAGCGGAACATGTATCCGGTCTATCGCGATGCCTATGGCCAGTTCGACGTCGCCGCCAGCTATCAGCTCACGCGCAACTTCCGCGTCGAACTTCAGGGCATCAATGTCGGCAATGCCAAGACCACCGGCTACACGATGGATCCTTCCTTCCCGACGACTTATGAGTTTTCGGGGAGCCGGATCAGCCTGGGCGTGCGCGCCCAGTTCTGA
- a CDS encoding DNA-binding domain-containing protein, protein MTALAAAQHRMHAALIHPHADPGTAQALFAADGRLGAAGGLAIYQRGYFLRIAACMREQFPALCHALGRALFDDFVADYIRDCPPERHTLYDLGRRFPGWMQANRPEPQPGEAPNEFMWVDFMVDLARFEYAVFTMFDAQGNEEHGYATPETPDSALRLQTAFALGIYGFPVAAYYHAVRRGEAPSLPPPTPSPSHIALVRTDYVTRTIALSAPQHVLLAAMRAGSDVDTALDRVCECHALDREEANAIWRGAQGCRARWIDWGVFVAA, encoded by the coding sequence ATGACCGCGCTGGCAGCGGCGCAGCACCGGATGCACGCGGCGTTGATCCACCCCCATGCCGATCCCGGCACCGCTCAGGCATTGTTCGCGGCGGACGGACGGCTCGGCGCGGCGGGCGGCCTGGCCATTTACCAGCGCGGTTATTTTCTGCGCATCGCCGCCTGTATGCGCGAACAGTTCCCGGCGCTGTGCCACGCGCTCGGCCGTGCGCTGTTCGACGATTTCGTCGCCGACTATATTCGCGATTGCCCGCCCGAACGGCACACGCTTTACGACCTTGGCCGCCGCTTCCCGGGCTGGATGCAAGCGAACCGGCCCGAGCCGCAGCCGGGCGAGGCGCCAAATGAGTTCATGTGGGTCGATTTCATGGTCGATCTCGCCCGCTTCGAATATGCCGTGTTCACGATGTTCGATGCGCAGGGCAATGAGGAGCACGGCTATGCGACCCCGGAGACTCCCGACAGCGCGCTCCGTCTTCAAACCGCTTTCGCGCTTGGCATCTATGGCTTCCCGGTCGCCGCTTACTATCATGCCGTGCGGCGTGGCGAGGCACCGTCATTGCCTCCACCAACCCCCTCCCCCAGCCATATCGCGCTCGTCCGAACCGACTATGTTACGCGCACCATCGCCCTGAGCGCGCCGCAGCATGTTCTGCTCGCGGCGATGCGGGCCGGAAGCGATGTGGATACGGCGCTGGATCGCGTCTGCGAATGCCATGCGCTCGATCGCGAAGAGGCCAATGCGATATGGCGCGGCGCACAGGGCTGTCGCGCGCGCTGGATCGACTGGGGCGTCTTCGTCGCCGCGTAA
- a CDS encoding DUF692 domain-containing protein yields MVGLPRLGLGLGLRNVHFDAILSGKPQDLWFEAISENFMDSGGRPRAIIRAVAERYPVVLHGVSLSIGSTDPLDTGYLASLKRLADEVRPAWISDHLCWTGVNGHNSHDLLPMPLTEESLAHVAKRVLEVQDRLERPLILENPSSYVRFAHSTMDEPDFLRALTEQTGCGLLLDVNNVYVSCFNAGTDPLAYLDAFPCDRVVQMHLAGHQDFGTHVIDTHDRPVRPEVWELFAIAWARTGGASTLLEWDDQIPDFVACLSELRKAENYMAGDSAPHECTGPATRDSISNPVDFLVPRAMDSVMEDAA; encoded by the coding sequence CTGGTGGGCCTGCCCCGGTTGGGACTGGGGCTGGGGCTGCGCAACGTCCATTTCGACGCAATCCTGTCGGGCAAGCCACAGGATCTGTGGTTTGAGGCGATTTCCGAGAATTTCATGGACTCGGGCGGGCGCCCGCGCGCGATCATCCGCGCGGTCGCCGAACGCTATCCGGTGGTGCTGCACGGCGTATCGCTGTCGATCGGCAGCACCGATCCGCTCGACACCGGCTATCTCGCATCGCTCAAACGGCTGGCGGATGAGGTTCGCCCGGCCTGGATCAGCGATCATCTGTGCTGGACCGGCGTGAACGGCCACAATTCGCACGACCTGCTGCCGATGCCGTTGACCGAGGAAAGCCTCGCCCATGTCGCCAAGCGCGTCCTTGAAGTGCAGGATCGGCTCGAACGTCCGCTGATCCTCGAGAATCCCAGTTCCTATGTCCGCTTTGCGCATTCGACGATGGACGAACCGGATTTCCTGCGCGCGCTGACCGAACAGACGGGTTGCGGGCTGCTGCTCGACGTCAACAATGTCTATGTCAGCTGTTTCAACGCCGGGACCGACCCGCTCGCCTATCTCGACGCATTCCCGTGCGACCGGGTCGTGCAGATGCACCTCGCCGGCCATCAGGATTTCGGCACCCATGTGATCGACACCCATGACCGCCCGGTACGGCCTGAAGTCTGGGAGCTGTTCGCCATCGCCTGGGCGCGGACCGGCGGCGCATCGACCCTGCTCGAATGGGACGATCAGATTCCCGATTTCGTCGCCTGCCTTTCCGAACTGCGCAAGGCCGAAAATTATATGGCGGGCGACTCCGCTCCGCATGAGTGCACCGGCCCGGCAACACGCGACAGCATCTCCAACCCGGTCGATTTCCTGGTTCCGCGCGCGATGGACAGCGTGATGGAGGATGCAGCATGA